The sequence below is a genomic window from Variovorax paradoxus B4.
TTGCGCCGTCGCAGATCTGGCTCGCGGTGGCGGCGGTGCAGCGTCCGCCCTCGACAATCAGCTTGACGCCCGCGATGCCTTCGAGTGTGGCATCGAAGCGGATGCCTTCGTCCACCGTGTGCTGCTCGCCCGTGCCGCTGCCGTCGGCCTGCAGGATCTCGATGGGCACGATCTCGTCGTCGAACGCGCCTGCGCGGCTCGCCGCGATCGCACGCCGGTGGCTCTCGAGCGCATAGCGGTCGAGCGCGTCCTTGTCGATGCCGTAGTTCTTCGCGATCATCTCGGCGCCCGCGAACTGGCTGAACTCCACGCCCGGGTAGCGCCTTTTCATGGCCGGGCTCATGTAGGTGCCCAGGCCCGCCTTGGCCGGCAGCGCGTTGGGCGTGAACATCGGCACGCGCGTCATGCTCTCGACGCCGCCCGCAATCACCGCGTCCATGACGCCCGACATCACGGCCTGCGCCGCGAAATGCAGCGCCTGCTGCGACGAGCCGCACTGCCGGTCGACCGAGGTGCCCGGCACCGACTCGGGCAGCTTCGACGCCAGCACCGCGTTGCGCGCGACGTTGGTCGCCTGCTCGCCCACCTGGCTCACGCAGCCCAGGATCACGTCCTCCACCGCGGCCTGGTCGATGCCGCTCCTTGCCACCAATGCGTCGATCACCTGCGCCGCCAGGTCGGCCGGATGCCAGCCCGCGAGCTTGCCGCCGCGCCGCCCGCCGGCCGTGCGTGCGGCGGCCACGATGTATGCCTCTGCCATGGTCATGTCCCTCTCGAAAAGAAAACAGCGTGAACCGGGCGCCCAACGCAAAAAAGCCGCCCGTCACGGCGGCGGCGTTCAGTGCTTGGAAGGTCCATGGCATCGAGGTTCGATGCCGGGGCCGCTCAGGTCAAGCCGGGGACAACCCGAGCGGCAGCAGTCGCCAAGGCGACCGGCGGCGCGCCGGCGCGGGCAGCGGCATGGCCGCGGGCTGCGCGTCCGAGACCGTGATGCACGAGGCTTCCAGCGCCGACACCAGCACGCGCCGGTGTTCGCTGCCTTCGAAACGCTCGCCCGGGGCGAGCACGATGTCGCGCGGATCGCGGTCGAGCGTCACCCAGACCGAGCCGCTGCGGCATTCGATACCCACGCCAGCGCCGTCGGGCACGGCAAAGATGGAACGGGTCGGCAGGCTGACGTGAAAGCGGGAAGAGAGAGGCTGGGTGCTCATGGCAAGCTCCATTGCATTCGTGATACGAATGAATATAGTGGGTTGATCTCCCTCTTACACGCGGTCATTCGGAACTCGTTGCATGCATCCAGAGAATGCGAAAACCCTCGGCGCCGTGGGTGGCGAACTTCCGCCGCTCGAGCTGCTGCGCAGTTTCGAGGCGGCGGCCCGCCGGCTGAGCTTCACGCTGGCGGCCGGCGAGCTGCACCTGACCCAGTCGGCCGTGAGCCGGCAGATCCAGCAGCTCGAAGCCAGCCTGGGCGTGCTGCTGTTCGAGCGCCGCCACCGCGCGCTGGCGCTCACCGAGGCGGGCGGCGTGATGCAGCGGGCCGTGACCGACAGCCTGGAGCGCCTGCGCGACGCCACGGCCCGGGTGCGTGCCAGCTCCGCGCCGCGCCAGGTGGCGATCACCACCACGCCGGGTTTCGCGTCGCTGTGGCTCATTCCGAAACTGGCGCGCTTCACCGGCAGCCATCCGCAGGTCGACGTGCGCGTGTCGGCCACGCTCGACGTGCTGGACCTGGAGAGCAGCCGTCTCGACCTGGCGGTGCGCTTTGCGCCGATCGGCCGCGGCGTCGGTCCGGCGCTGTTCGAGGAATCGGTGATCCCGCTGTGTTCGCCGCAGCTCGCCGCTTCGCTGCGCGAGCTGTCGGATTTCTCGAAGCTCACCTTGCTCACCGTCGAATACCCGGACCACAGCGAGGCTCCCACCGCCGATTGGGAACCCTGGCTCAAGGTGATGGGGCTCGACGACCTGCGCATGAAGAGCACGCTGCGCTTCACCCAGTACGCCGATGCGGTGGCCGCCGCCGTGGCGGGGCAGGGCGTGGTGATCGGCCGGCTGCCGCTGCTGCGCGAACTGGTGCAGGACGGCCGGCTGGTGGCGCCGCTCGGCGAGGGCGCGGCCTCGCATCGCGGCTACTTCATCGAGGCCTCGAGGCGTGCCGCCGGCAACCGCGACGCACAGGAATTCGCGCAATGGCTGCGCGACGAAGCCGAGGCGGCGCAGCGAACCTGACAAGGCCCGCCGCGCACGCCCCGCAGAGGAAGAACGGTCAACCCGGCAGCAGCACCTTGTCGACCACGTGGATCACGCCGTTCGACTGGTAGACATTGGCAATGGTCACGGTCGCGGTGCCGCCCTTGGCATCGCTCACCACCACGTTGCCGCCGCTCATCGTCGCGGTGAGCGTGCCGCCGCTCGCGGTCTTCAGCGTGGCCTTGCCGCCGCCTGCCTTGATGGCGCTCATGAGGGCCGCGCCATCCATCCGGCCGGGCACCACGTGGTAGGTCAGCACCTTGGCGAGCGTGGGCTTGTTCTCGGGCCTGAGCAGCGAGTCGACCGTGCCGGCCGGCAGCGCCGCAAAGGCCGCGTTCGTCGGCGCGAAAACGGTGAAGGGCCCGGGGCTCTTGAGTGTGCCCACCAGGTCTGCGGCCTTCACCGCGGCGACCAGCGTCGTGTGGTCCTTCGAATTCACGGCGTTGTCGACGATGTCTTTCGTCGGGTACATCGCGGCACCGCCCACCATCGGGTTCGACGGCGTGGCGTTGCTGCCGCTCATGCCCATGCCGCCCGCGCAAGCGCCGAGCAAGACCGAAACGCCGACCGCAATCACGAGTTTTTTCATTGAAGACTCCTGGTAAGAATGGTTCTGGAAAGACATCTGTGGAAACCGCCAGCAGCTCGGAAGCGCGATGCGCTTGAGAGGAATACGGCGCGGATGCGCGATTGGATTCGCACGCGACGCCGCGTCGGCTTTGCGCCACATCCGCGCGTGCGGCACTTGCGCGTCGGGTGCGTGCTCGCCAGAATCCGCCCTTCGTTTTTCAGCAACAGTTTTTCATCCGCGCCTGGCGACGACCAACCTCCCGGGCGGCAACACATTCAATGAACCGTTTCCTGAACACCTGATCCGCACACCGACCGCCCCGGCCGGATGTGCGTCCACGCATCCGCCGAGGCCCATCGACAAAGGCCCCGCGCAGCCATTCGCCGGGGCTTTCCCGTTTCTGGAGTGTGCGCACATGAGTGCTCAGCGAAAGGCCCGCGACGACGACAAGCGTCTGGGCCGGTTCTATTTTTCGGTGCCGAATGCGGCACCTCGCAACCCCGTGGTGGCCGCCATTGCGCGCGGCGAATCGAATCAGAAGGCGGGCCGGCATCTGCGCACGCACCGCGCGGAGCGGCGCGCGCAGAAGGTGGCGTTGCAGAAGGCTGCGCGCAGTCTTGGGCGGGAAGGCTGACGATGCGCGAAGACATGGACAAGGTCATCGTGGAACGCCCACGTCGCGGGGGTGGCGTGCGGGGCGACGGGCGCGCGTTTCGAAACAGCAAGGAACGCGGTTCGCATCTCGGCATGAAGCGTGGCTACGACCACCCGAAGGGGCTCAACGAGAACCTCCAGCCGCTCAGGCGCTGGCTGCACAAGCAGGCGCACCGTCCGTGGGACAAGGTGTGGAGCGAGCTCTGCGAGGGCATCGACCGGCGCAGCACGGTGCAGGCGCACATCTTCCTGCACATCGACGACTTCGTCGTGCGCGATGCGGTGATGCGCGGCGGCGAGGTGCTGGTGCGTTCGCGTGGGTCGGCGGGCAGCGACCGCGTGCCGCTGCGTGAAGCGCCCCACGTCGAACTCTTCGTGCATCCCGGCACCGGCATCCTGTTGCTCAACCGGTGTCGGCGCGGCGCGGCGCAGCGCCGCAAGGCCGAACGCCAGGCGAAGGTGGCAGCGGTGGTGCAGGGGGTGGTGAAGCCCTACGCGCCCTACCATGTGATCGACGCCGTCACGCAGTGGCATCGCATCGACGGCTGCTGGTGGGAGGTGACGCTCGCACGTGTGCCCGAGGTGCGCCGGCTGGGGCCCGCGCCGCGCTGCTACGACGTGCTGCGGCGCTGCCTGGTCACGCGCCGCGGCTGCGAGCCGCCCGCTTTCGGCACCACCGACACGATGGCGATGTATGGCCGGCCCAACGTGTATGCAGAGTGCATGCGCAAGCTCGGCCGCGCGGAGGTGCGCTCGCGGCTGGGCGAGCGCGGTTGAGTGAATGCCTGCGCGATGCCGCTCAGGGCCGCGCGGATGCGAGGCTCGCGCTTTCGTGCGCACGCGGCAGCAACAGGAACGCCAGAGTGCCCACCGCCAGCATGCCCGTGATCGTGAGGAACACCGCGCGAAACGGCTCCACGCCGTTCGACGTGGCCCACGACGCGGCCACACCCGTGGTCCACTGCATCAGCGACACGCCGAGGAACATCGCCATGTTGAGCAGCGACAGCGCGCGCCCCGTCATGGCCGCCGGATAGGCGGCGCGTGTGTACGAATACTGCAGCACCGAGTAGCCCGAGAGCAGGCCGTAGAGGATCGGCAGGCCGATGTCGACGGCGAGCGAATGCGTGAGGGCCATGAACGCGAACATCACCGCGGCTGCGAACGCGCAGCCCATGAGCCAGCGGCCGCGCCGCGCGCCGCCCGGGTCGAGGCGGCCGAACATGGCGGGGCTGATCATGCCGGCGATGGTCATCACCAGCGCCACATTGCCGCTGCTCACCAGCGACAGCCCATGGCGGTCGTGCAGCACGGGGCCGAGCCAAAGGCCGCGCAGGGTGATGAACGCGGCATACGACACGCAGGCAAAGCACAGCAGGCCCAGCGTGTGCGGCATGGCAAAGAGCGGCAGCAGTTCACGCACGGCCTTGGCGAGCGTCTGGCGTTCGTGCGATGCCGCACGCGGCGGTTCGTGCACGCGCCAGAACACGAAGCCCCACGACAGCACGGCGAAGCCCGCTAGGCAGGCATAGCCCGCGCGCCAGCTCGCGGCTTCGATCAGCAGCGCGAGCGGCGTGCCGGTAAACAGGATGCCGAGCCCCGCCATGCTCATCACGAGGCCCGACATGGCAGTGAAGCGCGCGGCCTCAAAGTGCCGTGCGATGAACACGGTGCAGGCGAGAAAGGCCGGCGCGCAGCCGACGCCGATCATGGCCTGCCCGAGCAGCAGTGCATGGAAGCTGGGCGCCGCTGCACACAGGACCGCGCCCGCAATGGCAAGCGGAAAGGCCGTGAGCACCGTGCGCCGCACGCCGTAGATGTCGATCGACACACCCATCGCGAGCTGCGTCGCACCGAACGTGAAATGGAAGGTGCCAGCCCACAAGCCCAGCGCCTGGGCCGTAAGGCCGAAGTGCTGTGCGAGCGGCGTGGCCATCATCGCGCCGACCGTGCGAAAGGCCTGGCTCAGCGCGAAAGCGGAGGCCAGCACGATCAGCATCGATGTGGCCGAACGTGTCGAGGCAGGGGAGAGGTTCATGGGGAGGCGCAGCGCTGGAGACGGAGGCAGCACGAATCCTAACGGCATGCCAAAGGAAAAACGGCGCCTCAGGCGCCGTCGTTCTCAAGCCGATGCGTAAGCGCGGTCAGGCTTCGCCCTTCACCTTCAGCCGCCACGCATGCAGCAGCGGTTCGGTGTAGCCGCTGGGCTGCTCGATGCCCTTGAACACCAGGTCCTGCGCGGCCTTGTACGCGGCCGAGGTTGCGAAGTTTCCGGCCATCGGCTGGTACACCGGATCGCCCGCGTTCTGCTCGTCGACCACCTTGGCCATGCGCTGGAAGGTCTCGTCGACCTGCGCCTTGGTCACCACGCCGTGCAGCAGCCAGTTGGCGATGTGCTGGCTCGAGATGCGCAGCGTGGCGCGGTCTTCCATCAGGCCCACGTTGTGGATGTCGGGCACCTTGGAGCAGCCCACGCCCTGGTCGATCCAGCGCACCACGTAGCCGAGGATGCCCTGCACGTTGTTGTCGATCTCCTGCTGCTTCTCGGCCTCGGTCCAGTTGGCCGCGGGGGCGATGGGCACCTGCAGCAGTGCATTGAGGATGTTGTCGCGCTCCGCGTCGGCGTCGATCTTCTCGAGCTCCTGCTGCACGGCCGTGACGCTCACCTGGTG
It includes:
- a CDS encoding acetyl-CoA C-acetyltransferase, yielding MAEAYIVAAARTAGGRRGGKLAGWHPADLAAQVIDALVARSGIDQAAVEDVILGCVSQVGEQATNVARNAVLASKLPESVPGTSVDRQCGSSQQALHFAAQAVMSGVMDAVIAGGVESMTRVPMFTPNALPAKAGLGTYMSPAMKRRYPGVEFSQFAGAEMIAKNYGIDKDALDRYALESHRRAIAASRAGAFDDEIVPIEILQADGSGTGEQHTVDEGIRFDATLEGIAGVKLIVEGGRCTAATASQICDGASGVLVVNERGLKTLGVKPLARIHHMSVMGHDPVIMLEAPLPATLRALKKAGMRIQDIDLYEVNEAFAPVPIAWLEALDADPARLNVNGGAIALGHPLGASGTKLMTTLVHALGRRGKRYGLQTMCEGGGMANVTIVERL
- a CDS encoding DUF2917 domain-containing protein codes for the protein MSTQPLSSRFHVSLPTRSIFAVPDGAGVGIECRSGSVWVTLDRDPRDIVLAPGERFEGSEHRRVLVSALEASCITVSDAQPAAMPLPAPARRRSPWRLLPLGLSPA
- a CDS encoding LysR substrate-binding domain-containing protein — translated: MHPENAKTLGAVGGELPPLELLRSFEAAARRLSFTLAAGELHLTQSAVSRQIQQLEASLGVLLFERRHRALALTEAGGVMQRAVTDSLERLRDATARVRASSAPRQVAITTTPGFASLWLIPKLARFTGSHPQVDVRVSATLDVLDLESSRLDLAVRFAPIGRGVGPALFEESVIPLCSPQLAASLRELSDFSKLTLLTVEYPDHSEAPTADWEPWLKVMGLDDLRMKSTLRFTQYADAVAAAVAGQGVVIGRLPLLRELVQDGRLVAPLGEGAASHRGYFIEASRRAAGNRDAQEFAQWLRDEAEAAQRT
- a CDS encoding fasciclin domain-containing protein, which translates into the protein MKKLVIAVGVSVLLGACAGGMGMSGSNATPSNPMVGGAAMYPTKDIVDNAVNSKDHTTLVAAVKAADLVGTLKSPGPFTVFAPTNAAFAALPAGTVDSLLRPENKPTLAKVLTYHVVPGRMDGAALMSAIKAGGGKATLKTASGGTLTATMSGGNVVVSDAKGGTATVTIANVYQSNGVIHVVDKVLLPG
- a CDS encoding MFS transporter, translating into MNLSPASTRSATSMLIVLASAFALSQAFRTVGAMMATPLAQHFGLTAQALGLWAGTFHFTFGATQLAMGVSIDIYGVRRTVLTAFPLAIAGAVLCAAAPSFHALLLGQAMIGVGCAPAFLACTVFIARHFEAARFTAMSGLVMSMAGLGILFTGTPLALLIEAASWRAGYACLAGFAVLSWGFVFWRVHEPPRAASHERQTLAKAVRELLPLFAMPHTLGLLCFACVSYAAFITLRGLWLGPVLHDRHGLSLVSSGNVALVMTIAGMISPAMFGRLDPGGARRGRWLMGCAFAAAVMFAFMALTHSLAVDIGLPILYGLLSGYSVLQYSYTRAAYPAAMTGRALSLLNMAMFLGVSLMQWTTGVAASWATSNGVEPFRAVFLTITGMLAVGTLAFLLLPRAHESASLASARP